DNA from Deltaproteobacteria bacterium:
GAGGGCGTGTGCCAGGGCTGCGGCGTCTGTGTGGCCGCCTGCAGGAGCAAGACCATAGACCTCGACGGCTACAGGGACGAGCAGGTCTACGCGGCCATCAATGCGTTCTGAGTTTTCGGGGGAGACTCCCTGAAGAAGTCTTTCCGAGCTCCCTTTCAAGGACTTCCGGCTCCCCCCTTCGCGGCCGGCGGCCGTGAAGGGGCCGGGCGTTGAAAGTCTTCGGAGGGGCTCTTGCCCGCGCCGGCCGCCTTGGGGCGGTCCCCTGCAGGCCCGGGCCGCAGGGGCGTAAAAAACCCCGCCCGGCGCGGCCCGGGCCTGCAGGGGACCGCCGTACATACGATGACATACGGGGGAGGGGGAGGCGCGGGCCCGTGGCCCTTCTTCAGAGAGTTTCCCCCGTGAAGAGGAAAGAGGCTTTCCGATGAGTGGAGTGAGCGAAGATGCGGCCTGGGAGCCGCGCATAATGGCCTTTGTCTGCAACTGGTGCACCTATGCGGGGGCCGACCTGGCCGGGACGAGCCGGATGGAGTACAGGCCCAACGTGCGCATCGTAAAGCTTCCGTGCACCGGGCGGATCGATCCGCTCTTCATCATAAAGGCCTTCGAGAACGGCGCCGACGGCGTGCTCGTATCGGGCTGTCACCCCGGCGACTGCCACTACACCACTGGCAACTACCATGCCAGGCGGCGCTGGATAGGCTTCAGGAGCCTCATGGAGTTCTGCGGCATCGACATGCGCAGGCTCCATTTTTCGTGGGTCTCGGCCTCGGAGGCCATAAAGTGGGTGGAGCTCATAAACAAGATCACCGACGAGGTCAAATCCCTCGGTCCCTTCATGGAGTACCGGCGGATAAACGAAGGCGCCTGAGCGCGGCGTCTGCGGAAGAACCGGATGGAAAACGAACTGAGACGCAAGGCGCGGGAGCTTCTCGAAAGCGGCGAGGTCAAGGTGGTGATAGGCTACGGCTGGAACAGGCGCCGCACCTTCACAACCCCGATCTTCGTAACGAGGCCCGACGATACGGACAGGCTCATATTCAACGAGCGGTGCGTAAACAACCTCTCCGTCTACCTGACGCGCAAGTACCGCGACATCCAGGCCCTGGGCCGTCCCGCCATAGTGGCCAAGGGCTGCGACATCAGGAACATCGCCGTGCTCATAAGCGAGGGACAGGTCGAGAGGGAGGGGGTCTACATCATAGGCGTCGTCTGCAGGGGCGTGGTCTACCGCCAGGAGCTCTGGAAGGGCGAGCTGCGGCCCGAGATCATGCCCGTCAAGTGCCACAACTGCGATGTGCGAAACCCCCACATAGCGGACGCCGTCGTCGGAGAGCCCTCGGACTTCACGCCGCCGGAGGAGCCCGCGGGCATGGTCTTCGACAAGATACGCGAGGTCGACGCCATGGAGCCGGCACAGCGCTGGGCCTTCTGGATGGAGCACTTCAGGCGGTGCATAAAGTGCTACGCCTGCCGCCAGGTCTGCTCGCTCTGCTACTGCGAGCGGTGCATAACGGAGAAGAACATGCCCCAGTGGATAGAGACGTCGGCCCATCCGAGGGGAAACCTGGCGTGGAACCTCATACGCGCCATGCACCTGACGGGGCGCTGCACCTTCTGCGGCGAGTGCGAGAGGGCCTGTCCCGTCAACATACCGCTCAACGTCATAAACCAGAAGATGTCGCTCGTCGTGGGCGAGGCCTTCGACTACCGGTCGGGCTACGACCCTGGGGAGCACCCTCCCATGATCGTCTTCAGGCCCGACGACAGGGAAGACTTCATAAAGTAGGACGGTGCGCTCCGAAGGGGACTGATATATGGCAAGGGTTCGGTTTCTGAAGAGAGATGGTCTGGCGGAGTTGGTCGGGGCGGTGCGCCGGTCGGGGCGCAGGTTCGTCGCGCCCGTGGTCGATGCGCGCCAGGTGGTCTACAGGGAGATTGACGACGCATCGCGGGTATGCCTCGACTACATCGTGCCGCGCAACTCGGTGAAGGAGTTCATGTTCCCCCAGACCGAGACGGTGGCGACCTTCAGCATCGCCAAGGGCGAGGTGGACCTGCGTGAGGTGGAGCCCCCGGCCGTGGAGACGGTCGTCTTCGGAGTGCGGCCCTGCGATGCGGCGAGCATAGCCTCCATGCGCTCGGTCTTCACCTGGGACTTCGTGGACCGCTACTACACGGAGCGCCAGGATCGCTGCCTCATCGTGACCGTGGCCTGCACGTCGGGAGACGACGCCTGCTTCTGCACATCCGTGGGGCTCGGACCCGACGCGGCCGAGGGCAGCGACGTGCTGCTGCGCGAGACCGAGGGCGGGGACTTCACGGTCGAGGCCGTGAGCGAAAGGGGCGAGGCCTTCGTAAGTGAGTTCGCCGGGGCCTTCGGCGAGGCCGGCGGCGTGGAGACCAGGGCGCTCTTCGAGCCCGGGAGGCTTGAAGCGGATACGGGGAAAATAACGGAGTGGCTTTCGCGCAGGGAGCACTACGACGAGCCCTTCTGGGCCGAGGCCTGCCGCAAGTGCGTGGGCTGCGGCGCCTGCACCTTCTCGTGCCCCACGTGCCACTGCTTCGACATCATCGACGAGGGCACGGCCTTCGAGGGCGAGCGCCGCAAGAACTGGGACGCCTGCCAGTTCGACCACTTCACGCTCCACGCAAGCGGACACAACCCGCGCGACACGCAGTACAAGCGCTGGCGCAACCGTTTTATGTGCAAGTTCAACTACTACCCCAGGAAGTTCTCCTCCAGGGGCTGCGTGGGCTGCGGCCGGTGCATAAGGGTCTGCCCCGTGCGGCTCGACATAACGGAGGTCATGGAAGAGGTCACGGCAATGGCGGCCTCTCAACAATAGACGCCCGGAGGGCCGTTGGCGAGATGTGCAGCAGCAAGCATGACAACATATATCTCCCCCACCTCGTGACCATAGAGGACATATACGAGGAGACGCCGGACACGCGCAGCTACCGGCTCGTCTTCAAGGACGAACGCCTGCGCGAGAGCTTCGACTTCAAGGCCGGCCAGTTCGGCCTCTACTCGGCCTTCGGCTACGGCGAGAGCACCTTCTGCATCGCCTCGTCGCCGACGCGCAAGGGCTACATCCAGTGCACCTTCCGGCGGGTGGGCCGGGTGACGGGCGGGCTGGCGGAGCTCGAGATAGGCGACACCATGGGCTTTCGCGGCCCCTACGGAAACCACTTTCCCATCGAGGAGTGGAAGGGCAGGAACATAGTCTTCATAGCCGGGGGCATAGGGCTTCCGCCGGTGCGCTCGGTCATATGGAACTGTCTGGACAGGCGCGAGGACTTCGCCGACCTCACCATAGTCTACGGCGCGCGCACCGTGGCCGATCTCGTCTACAAGAACGAGCTCAGGCACTGGGACGAGCGCGACGACGTGGAGCTCGTCTGCGCCGTGGACCCCGGCGGCGAGACGCCGGAGTGGACCGGCCGGGTGGGGTTCGTGCCCGCCGTCCTCGAAGAGGCGGCGCCGGCGGCGCGCAACTCCATAGCCATAGTCTGCGGCCCGCCCATCATGATAAAGTTCGTGCTCCAGGCCCTCGACCGCCTCGGCTTCAGCGACGAGCAGGTCTACACGACGCTGGAGAACAAGATGAAGTGCGGCGTGGGCAAGTGCGGCAGGTGCAACGTGGGGGACGTCTACGTCTGCAAGGAAGGCCCCGTCTACACGGCGGCCGAAGTGAAGAGGATGTACAACGACTTCTGAGGGCCTGGCGGGGCTCTTCGTGAAGAGCCCCGCCAGGCCGAAGGCTTTCAACGCCCCCGCCGCCCGCAAGGCAGGCGGCGGGGAGTTCGGGGTGCGGGAAAGGGGCTTAAGGGGGCCGGACGGACCTCCCGCCACGGTCTTCCCGCAGGTCGAACGAGGAACGGAGACAGTTAAATGGGCAAGGAAAAGTCTGCATTCAAGCCCCTGGCCACGGGCGATCGGACCATCCCGCCGGAAGGCGCGAAGATGATATCCCTGTACATAATGGGACGGGAGTACGAGGTCCCGGAGACGCTGACGGTGCTCAAGGCCGTCGAGTACGCGGGGTTCCGCTACGTGCGGGGCTGCGGCTGCCGCGGCGGCATATGCGGCGCCTGCGGCACCTTCTACCGCTACAAGGGGGATTACAGGCTGCGCACGGGCCTTGCCTGCCAGACCGTGGCCGAGCAGGACATGATCATCGTCCAGCTCCCCTTCTTCCCGGCCAACCGGCCGGACTACGACCTCGACGAGATGGGCGATGCTCCCCACGAGCGGCTTCGCAGCCTCTACCCCGAGGTCTTCAAGTGCGTGGGCTGCGGCACGTGCACGAGGACCTGTCCCATGGACATAGACGTGATGGACTACATAGCCCTCATGAAGCGCGGCGACCTCAAGGGCGCCGCGCTCAAGAGCTTCGATT
Protein-coding regions in this window:
- a CDS encoding Fe-S oxidoreductase, which translates into the protein MENELRRKARELLESGEVKVVIGYGWNRRRTFTTPIFVTRPDDTDRLIFNERCVNNLSVYLTRKYRDIQALGRPAIVAKGCDIRNIAVLISEGQVEREGVYIIGVVCRGVVYRQELWKGELRPEIMPVKCHNCDVRNPHIADAVVGEPSDFTPPEEPAGMVFDKIREVDAMEPAQRWAFWMEHFRRCIKCYACRQVCSLCYCERCITEKNMPQWIETSAHPRGNLAWNLIRAMHLTGRCTFCGECERACPVNIPLNVINQKMSLVVGEAFDYRSGYDPGEHPPMIVFRPDDREDFIK
- a CDS encoding 4Fe-4S dicluster domain-containing protein; the encoded protein is MGKEKSAFKPLATGDRTIPPEGAKMISLYIMGREYEVPETLTVLKAVEYAGFRYVRGCGCRGGICGACGTFYRYKGDYRLRTGLACQTVAEQDMIIVQLPFFPANRPDYDLDEMGDAPHERLRSLYPEVFKCVGCGTCTRTCPMDIDVMDYIALMKRGDLKGAALKSFDCVMCGLCASRCPAQISQFTAAMFVRRLYGRYMLPRAEHLKKRVEDVKSGKYEKMLDELRAMKPDDVKKLYVEREREPDLAEPGKWMPQETKYL
- a CDS encoding heterodisulfide reductase subunit F; protein product: MCSSKHDNIYLPHLVTIEDIYEETPDTRSYRLVFKDERLRESFDFKAGQFGLYSAFGYGESTFCIASSPTRKGYIQCTFRRVGRVTGGLAELEIGDTMGFRGPYGNHFPIEEWKGRNIVFIAGGIGLPPVRSVIWNCLDRREDFADLTIVYGARTVADLVYKNELRHWDERDDVELVCAVDPGGETPEWTGRVGFVPAVLEEAAPAARNSIAIVCGPPIMIKFVLQALDRLGFSDEQVYTTLENKMKCGVGKCGRCNVGDVYVCKEGPVYTAAEVKRMYNDF
- a CDS encoding hydrogenase iron-sulfur subunit, whose amino-acid sequence is MSGVSEDAAWEPRIMAFVCNWCTYAGADLAGTSRMEYRPNVRIVKLPCTGRIDPLFIIKAFENGADGVLVSGCHPGDCHYTTGNYHARRRWIGFRSLMEFCGIDMRRLHFSWVSASEAIKWVELINKITDEVKSLGPFMEYRRINEGA